CGCGCAGGCGCCGCGCCGCGCGCCCCTCCGCGCGTGGCGGCGCCGACGCCAACCACAGCGCGGCGTCGAGCAAGCCTAACGCCGCCACGACCGGCCACCCGGCCATGCCGCGCTCAGCCCTCGACCCGGCGGATCATCGCGCGCACGGCCTGCCAGCCGCACACTTCCATGGCGGCCGCGAGGCCCAGCAGCACGTGTCCGGCCGGCGTTCCGAGCATCGGCGCGAAGACGTTGGGGTCGAAGAGCAGCACCGCGGCGGCGACGCCGGCCGGCAGGAGCGCAAGCGCCGTGCCCGTCGTGCGCGCATGGGCCGTCAATGCGCGCACCTCATGCCGAAACGCGATCTGGGCGCGGGCCGACTCCGCCTGCCTCACCAGGCATTCCACGAGGTTGCCGCCGGTCCGATCCGCCACGGCGATCGCCGTCGCGATCCCCGGCACCGCGGGCGCCGGCACCCGGTCCCGCAATCGATCGAGCGCGCGCGCCAAGGGGACGCCGATGCGGAGCTCCTCGGCGACGCGCCCGCACTCGGTTCGCAGCGGCTCGGCGATCCACTGCGCGACGTCGCCGAACGCTTCGCCGATCGAACGGTGCGATCGCAACTGTCCGACCAGGAGGTCGATCGCCGCGGGAAGCTGCGCTTCGACGGTCCGGATCCGCCGGCCGCGCGCCGCATCGAGGGCCACACCGGCGACCAGCACGATCGCCGCGGCGGCGGGCAGGCCGGCGGCGGGTCCGCGGAGGAGGCCGGCCGTCGCCCCGACCGCGGCGGCGGCGGCCACGGTGGCCAGCAGCAGGGCGGAGACCGGCGCCTTCACACCGGCCTGACCCGCACGCCGCTCCAGCAGCGCGACCGCGGGCCATCGCAGCACGACACGATCCAGACGGGCCCAGGCGGGCGGCCGCGTCTCAGGCGGCGGCCCGCTCGGCGCAAGATAGCGGACCAACCGGTGGACCGCCGCGCCGTTGCCGTCGCCTCGACGTCGGGTGCCCGCGAGCATGGCGGCGGACACGAGTGCCAGGGCCGCCGTCAGCAGCATGCCGCCTACCCGAGCGCGGCGCGGCCGTCGAGGGCCGGGTACGGCGCGCCGGGGTATGGCGCCGGCCGCGCCAGACGCGACGGCACACTCGTTCGCGCGAGGACGCCGGCGCCACGCTCCCCGCGAAACACGCTCTGCAGCTGGACGGCGTCGCGATCCGCCCCGGTCACCTCGCTGACTTCGACGACGGCACGGCGGCCGTCGGGACGGCGTTCCAGGTGCACGAGCACGTCGATCGCCCCGGCAATCAACCGCCGCACCAGATCGCCGGGCAGGCCCGAATCCCACCGCGCGAGCACTTCGAGACGATCCAGCGCGTGCGCAGGACTGTTGGCGTGCAGGGTGCTCATGCTGCCGCGGTGGCCGGTGTTCATGGCCTGCAGCATGTCGAGCGCCTCGCCGCCCCGCACCTCGCCGACGATGATGCGATCGGGATTCTGGCGGAGCGCGTGCCGGACGAGATGGGCCGGCGTGATCTCGCCGCGGCCTTCGATATTGGGGGCCCGCGTTTCCCAGCGAATCCAGTTCCGGATCGGCAGGCGCAGTTCGGCGGCTTCTTCGATCGACACCACCCGCTCCTCGGCCGGCATCGCCGCCGCGCAGGCGTTGAGGAGGCTCGTCTTGCCGGCCCCGGTGCCGCCGGTGAACAACAGGGTGGCCTTCTGCCGGACCGCACTCGTCAGGTACTCGGCCACCTCGGGGCCGAAGGCGCCCCGCTCCACCAGCGCGTCCAGCGTGAGCGGCTGACCGGGAAAGAGACGGATGGCGAGGCACGGTCCGTCGACCGCCACGGGCGGGATCGCGGCGTGGGCACGAAAGCCCTGAGGCATCCGGACGTCTGCCATCGGCGTGGCCGAGTCGATGCGGCGCCCGCCGAGCTCGGCCACACGGCCGATGATGAAGCGCAGATGATCCTCGTCGCGAAACCGCACCCCCGTCTGCACTTTGACGCCGTGGCGCTGCACGTAGACCCGGTCGTACCGGTTCACCATGATGTCGGTGATGTGCGGATCGCGGAGCAGCGGCTCGAGGGGACCGAATCCGACGATGTCGTCGCAGAGATCGCGGATGATGCGCTCCGTTTCGGCCTGGGACAGGTGCGGGTATTCGCGGAGGTATCGCGCGAGCGTCTCTTCGAGGTACGACCGGACCACGGCGCGGTCTTGCCCCGCGAGCGCGTGCCGCTCGACGTCCTCCAGCAGCCGCGCATGGAGGGCGGCGCGGATGTCGGACGCCGCGGCCGCGCGTTCGACCGGCGCCGTGGGCGGGACCGCGGCACTCCGTCCCTGGCTCACGGCGCCGCCCGGAGCGCGTTGCGGAACTCTTCCCGCCGGCGCAGGACGATCTGCTCAGCGAGCGCTTCGATGCCGCGCCACCACGGGTCGTCGGGTGCCGAGGGGCCGATCAAGGCCCCGTCGTCGAGACAGCGGCTCAACCTGGGCGTCTCCGGCAGCACCGCGGCAAAGGCGGTGCCGAGGGCCGCCTCGGCCTGTTCGATCGTGTACGACGCGGTTCCGCCGCTGCGGTTCAGGACCGGCAAGATTTGTGTCACCCCGTCGGCGACGAGCAGGTCGATCAGATAGCGCAGGCTCCGCAGGGCCAGCAGATCCAGCGTGGCGACCGCCACCGCGACGCCGGCGCGGCGCGACAGCATCCGCTGCGCCGGCAGCACGGGGCGCCCGAGGTCCACCACGACAAACGGGACCCCCGCCGTCAACGCATCCATCGCGACCGGCATGACGTCGGCCGCATCGTCGGCCTCTCCCGCGGCGCCCCAGAGCGAGAAGACCGTGAAGCCGGCGGCGTGCGTCAGGCCGACACGGCGCAAGAGTCTCGGTTCGATCGGGAGATGCTGGCGGACGAGCCCGGCGATGCTGGAACTGGAGTCCAGGTCGGCGGCCGCGGCCGTCGCCCCGAACGGCGGCGCATCGGCGTCGACCAACGCCGCGGTGCCGTGGCGGGCCAGGGCCGCGGCCAGGTGGAGTGCCAGGGCGGTACAGCCCGCACCGCCTTTCCCCGACGCCACCAGAATCGCCGTTCCGCGGAGGCCCGGCGCGTCGACGGCCCGCGCCGCCAACCCCTCACGGACGGCCGAGGCAATCGCGGCAGGATCAACCGGGACCGGCACGATGTCGCGAATCCCGAGCCGCAAGACGTCCCGCACGTCGTCGAAGGCCAGCGAGGCCGCGATCACGACAACGTGCGTCTCGGGGTACGCGGCGACGATCCGGCCGAGGGCCGCCCGCCCGGGGGCGGTCTCGGGAAGATCGACGACGAGACAGTCGGCCGCCGCAAGGGCCAGGAGGTCGGCCACGCCGTCCAACCGCGCGACGCAGTCGACACCGCCGAGGTCGCGAAGAGCCGCGGCAATGCGCGCGCAGGCGTCGGCCGCCGCGTGGCACACGATCACATAGGGCCGGTCCGTCATAGGCCTTCGGCGGCGTCCCCGCCTCCCGCGGGACCGGGCGAATCGCCGGACGCCCCCGCCGCGTCGTTGCCGGGCGCGGGCCCGCGGTCGGCGCCGCCGGATCCCGCCTCGTGCGGGACGGCGCCGGGCAGAAAGGTGGAGGGCGCGGGGAACACCGGCGGCACGGGCGGGGCAAGGGGCGGTGCGCCGGCAGGGAGGGCGGTCTGTCGGGCCGCCGTCCAAAGCAGGGCCTCGGACGCGGCCGCGGGGGTCCACGTCGTCACGCCCAGCGCGCGAAGGAACCACGTGTTGACGGACGCCCGGGCGGTGATCCGGAGGCGCGACCCCGCCACCACGGCGTCGACCGCCGTCGCATCCGCTAGTCCGTGCGCTCGCACGTCCCGACGCGCCGTCGCGAGCGCCGCGGCGACGGCCTGCGCCTGCACAGTTTCGGGGTTGGCGCCCGGATCGTCGACCTGAGTACTCCATCGTAGGGCCGTGCGCGCACCGTCGTCCGCCGCGTTTTGAAGGATCGCGCGAACAACGTAGCCGTTCGCGACGTCGACCGCGAGCCCCGCGCACCCAAGCAAGACGATCAGCGACGCGGCAAGGAACGCGACGATCATGGCGCCTCCCCCGCGTCCACCGGTACCCGCGTGACGCGCCGTGTCGTATCTTCGATGACCTCGACGTTCCGGCCGGCACGGCGGATATCCGGAGGCCGAACCGGCCCTCGCGTCGCGCCCCACGAACGTGAGGGGCCCGGTACCAGGCCGGCCCACGGGAGCGGTGGCGCGGGAAGCCACCCGGATGGCATCGGGGCGGGAGACGGCGCCGGTGTGGACGCCGGCAGCCCGAGATAGCGCCGCATCGACAACGAGGCCCCGGACTCCGGCGGCCCCGGCACTCGGCGGTCGCAGCCGCCGCAGGCGCCGTGGGCCGCGGTCTCATCCGATCCCGGCCGCAGGGCGACAAACAGACGGCCGAAGGCCTGCGCCATGACGATCTCACGCTCGGCCGCCGCGGGGACGGCGATCGATAGCCCGGCGACCGGCGCGGCCGCGAAGCGGCCGTCCGGCCCGGAAAACGGCGCCGGCGCCCCGGACCCGGCAGTCCCCGATTGCGAAGAGACATACAAGACGAGCCCGGATGCCACGACCCGCCGGACAAACCGGTCCGGACCCGCGTCAAACGCAGCGAGAAGATCCACTCGTGCGAACGGCGGGAGCCGGCCGCCGAACACCGCGGCGGCCGGCACGACGAGGTTCATGATCCTCATGCCGGCCGGCAGCTGCGGAGCCCCGCCGCCGGCCTGCGGTGCCGGGGCCGGCGGGCGAACGCCGCCGAGCGGCGCGCGGGGCCGCCGAACCACCGGCCGGTGGCGAAGCTGCGCCGCGGCGGATAAGATCGTAAGCGCCGCCAGCGCGATCGCGACCCATCTCAACCAGTGCCGGCGGCGCGCCAGCAGCCGGCGGGCGAGCGGTCCCAACGGGACCACGGCGCTACCGCCCCGCGGAACCATCAAAGGTCCCCGCCGCGAGCTGCTGCTGCCAGAGAGCGTAGTAGTAGCCGGCCGACTGCGAGTACGCCGAGGCCAGCGAGACCTCGGCCTGATATTCGGACGAGAGCGACGCGATCTGCGCCTGCAGCGCCTGAATCTCCGCCTGGTCCGACAGCACCTGCGCCGCCGATCCCCACCACGGCGGCGGCACTTCCTCGACGGCGCTCCCCGCCTCGGCGGTCAGCCGGCGTCCGTTCAGCAACGCCGCGAACCACGGGGTGAGCGAGCGCAGCGGGTACGTCAGGTCGACGGCGAGCGTCCGCATGCGCCCGGTGCACGCCGGTTCCAGATAGCGGAGGGTCACCGACAGCCTGGAGGCGTCGAGGGTCGGCGCCGCCGCCGCAGCCGCGGCGCGGGACAGGTCGCCGTACGCGGCCGGCGGATCGCCTGCGCAGTGCCCGGTACCGGTGTCCTCCACCGCCGCCGCCCGCTGGGCGGCCTCCGCCGCGACGGTGACGAGGGCCGCCTGGTGCAGCGCCCACCCCCCGTCGAGGATCGCCCCGACCAGGGCCAGCAGGATCGGCATGGCGACCGCCATCTCCAGCAGCGCGGAGCCGCGCTCGGCGGTCCGGTAGACGTGCCCCGATGCCCGGGCTCGGCGGCGCATCGGGGCCTCAGTACTGCGAGAGCGTGTTGGCGATTTGCGCAAACATGCGGTTGAGCGCGCCGGACAACGTGACCAGCACGGCCAGGGCGCCGATGATCACGATGCCGCCGATGATAGCGTACTCCAGCATCGCCTGGCCGCGTTCATCGGCGTGGCGCACGGCACGCGCCCCCCAGGCGCGGCCACGAAGGAAATGAGACGACGACAGCATCGCGGTGCACAGGCGGCCGGCGGTTCGCACGGTGTGCCCTCCCATCATGGCGTGTGTGGTGCGTCGACGAGCTGCGGGGTCACGAGGATCACCAGATCGCTCTCCCGGCGTTGAAACGACCGGGACCGGAATAGGGCGCCGATCACGGGAAGGTCGGCGAGCAGCGGGACCTTCTGGACGAGCTCGGCATCGTCACGCTGCAGGAGGCCGCCGACGACCAGGGTCTCGCCGGACCGCATCGCCACCATTGTTTGGGCGCGCCGGACCCGGAGCGCCGGGATTGTAAAGCCGCTCACCTTCACCGCATCGGTGAAATCGAGCGTGCTCACCTCCGGCGTAATCTCGAGAAACACGCGGCCGTCGTCCTGGTACTCCGGCCGGGCCGTCAGGATCACGCCGAAGTCCTTGTACTCGACCGTCACGGCGCCGTTGACTCCGGCGACCGGCACCGGTACTTGTCCGCCCAGCAAGAGCGAGGCGCTTCGCCCCGCCAGCACGACCAGGTCGGGACGCGCGAGCAGTTTCGCCCGTCCCTGCTGAGAAAGCGCAGTGAGTTGCGCCATCAGCAGATCGAGACCGGTGGTCGTCCCCCCGGGTGCTCCGAGAATCTGCAGGTTGTAGACGCCGCCGTTGAGGGAGGGGGCCGCGCCGGACGCCTGCTGGCCGCCGCCCCATGAAATGCCGAGGGCGTCCTGTGCGTTCCGGCTCAATTCCACGACCTCGACGTGCAGCGCGAGCTGCACGGGGCGCAGGACCGTCAGGAGGTTGACGACGACCGGTACGAACGCGCGCGCGACGGCCTCGGCCTTGGCCCGGTCCATCTGGGTCTCCACCGCTCCACTGAGCACGACACCCCTCGTCTCACCGGCGGCCTGAGGCGCCGGCGGCGTGGTGTCGGTCCGCGACGGCGTCGGGTATGCGGGCACACCGGGCGCGGGGGCACCGGCAGGCGGTGTCGAGACGCCGGGAGGCGGCGCGGGCAGCGCCGTTTGCGCCCCTCGCACCTCCGTGACGGTGATCGCCGCCTCGGGGAACAGGGTCGCCAGCGCGCGCCGCACGTCGCGAAATGGATCCCGACCGGGCAACACCTCGACGGCGTAGGCGACGAGCCGGCTGCGGCCTTCCCACACATACACGGTGGCTCTCCCGGGGGCGCGCGCGGTGAGCAGCAGTTCCCCCGTGCTCACCGGTACGGCGCCGATCACGCGCGGATCGCTGACGGCGACGCGGCCGAGATCCTCCACCGCGAGGATCCGGCCCGTTCCCTCCTCCAGGACCACGCTGCGCGCGACGACGGCCCGCCCACCGGTCCGCTCGGGTGGCACCGGCCCGCGGAGAGGCGCCGCCGCCACGGCGGTACCCGGCGGCCCGACGCGGGCGGGCGGGAAGAGCGCGCGGCGCCGGTCCGCGGGCGCAAGACGCACCGACAGCACGCGGCCCTCGAGAAACGACTCGGTCGCCTCCACCGGCACGGAAGTCATGACGGCAATCTCCGTCCTCGGCGGCGGGCCGGTGAGCGGGCGAACACGGATGCTCTGGACGGGACCCATCGCCAGCGTATGGACCGCCGCGATCGCGGTGACGGGATCCAGGACGATCACGACGCGATCGGTCCGGCCCTCCACGAAATAGTGGAACGGACCGCTCGAGGCCACGGCCACGCGCACACCCGCGCCGTCCGGCTCCACCGTGACCCCGGTGAGCGCGGCCGCGCCCCCGGCCGCGCTCGAATCGCCGGCCTGTGAGAGCACGGCGGCCGCGGCGACGAATCCCGCGACGGCGGCCAGGGCTCGGCGGCGAAGGGCGCGCCGCACCGGTTGGGGATGAGTGGGTATACGTCTACGCATATGTACATCAATACAAATATCCGCCGCCGCCTCCCGTGTCAAGGGCGAACGTGCGTGCACCAAGGGAAGGTCCCGCGCGGGATCGAACGACAATGCCCGGACTCGACCGAAGGGGAGGATGACGGACTGAACATCCTCCGGGATGCCGCGCCGGATGCGCTCACGCTTGGACTCGTCGCCGCCGCATGCGCCGCGGCGATCCTCCTCATCGTGCTGCTGGTCCGAGGACGTGGCGGCGGCCCGCAACCGGCGGCGCCCATCGACCCCGGCGAGGTCGCGCGAGTGGACCTCGCGGGCATCGTCCGGCGGCTGGAGGCCCTCGAGCAGGGCGTCGCCCAGGTCGCGGCGGCGCTGCCGGCGACCGTCCAGGGCGTCGGCGTCGTACGGTTCAACCCATTTCCAGAAATGACGGGCGTCATGAGCTTCAGCCTCGCGCTGCTCGACGGCCGCGCGAACGGGGTGGTGATCAGCGTCCTCAACGACCGCCAGGGATCGCGCGTCTACGGCAAGCCCGTGGAGGCTGGCGCGTCGGCGCTGAAACTGTCGGACGAGGAGCAGCAGGCGCTCGGCCTGGCGCGCGGGCGCCGCGCGTGAGCGGCCCGGGACGGCGATGCGGTTCCGCGACCGGCGGGACGCCGGCGAGCAGTTGGCCCGGGCGCTGGATGCGCTCGTCCCCGGCCCGGCGACCGTGCTCGCGATCCCGCGGGGCGGCGTGCTCGTCGCCGGCGCGATCGTCCGCGCACGCAACTGGCCGCTCGATCTCGCCATCCCCCGCAAACTGCGCGCCCCGCAGAACCCGGAGCTCGCGTTCGGCGCGGTGACCGGCGACGGAACGGTGTACGTGGACGCGGGGCTGGCGAAGGCGCTGCGGGTCCGCGACGCGTACCTGCGCGACGAGATCGGCGCCCAGATCGAGGAGATCGAACGGCGCCGCACCGCCTACCGCGGGACGCGGCCGAGTCCCGACGTGCGGGGCCGGACGGCCGTCGTCGTCGACGACGGAGTGGCGACGGGGGCCACCATGATCGTCACGGTGCGGATGCTGCGGCACGCGCTCGCGCGGGAGGTCGTGGTCGCCATCCCCGTCGGGGCGCCCGATGCGGTCCGGCGGCTCGAGCGGGAAGCCGACCGGGTGGTGTGCACGCTGCGGCCGCCGACGTTCGCGGCGGTCGGCGAGTTCTACGAGGACTTTCGGCAGACGACGGACGAGGAAGTGGTCGAGACCCTCCGGGAGGCGTGGGCCCGGACCCAGGTGGTCTAATGACGGACGAACCGCTCAAACGCACGCCGCTGCACGCGGCGCACCTCGCCCTCGGCGCCCGCATGGTGCCGTTCGGTGGCTGGGACATGCCGGTGCAGTATGCCGGCATCATCGAGGAGCATCGGGCGGTCCGCACCCGCGCCGGACTGTTCGACGTGTCGCACATGGGGGAGGCGGAACTGTCCGGCCCCGGGGCGCCGGCCCTCATCCAGCGGCTGGTCACCAACGACCTGGGCCGCGTCGCGGTCGGCCAGGCGATGTACACGCCGATGTGCACCCCCGAGGGCGGCATCATCGACGATCTGCTCGTCTACCGCCTCGGCGATGCACGGTTCATGCTGGTGGTGAACGCTGCGAACACGGACGCGGACCTCGCCTGGATCCGCTCCCACCTCGGGCCCGACGCGGCGCTCACGGACCGCTCCGCGGAGACGGCGCTGCTGGCGCTGCAGGGACCCCGCGCGCCGGCGATCCTGGCACGGCTGACCACCGAGCCGGTCGCGCTCATCACGTACTACTGGTTTCGGGAGGGCGTGGACGTCGCGGGCCGGCGGGCGCTCGTCTCCCGCACCGGCTACACCGGCGAGGACGGCTTTGAACTGTACGTCGCCGCCGAAGACGCGGTCCATCTCTGGAACGCCGTGCTGGAGGCGGGCCGGGCGGACGGCGTCCTGCCGGCGGGCCTCGGCGCCCGCGACACGCTGCGGCTCGAGGCCGGCCTGCTGCTCCACGGCAGCGACATGGACCGGACGACGACGCCGATCGAGGTCGGCCTCGGCTGGACCGTGAAGCTGCAAAAGGGTGAGTTCATCGGCGCCGGCGTGCTGCGGCGGCAGAAGGCCGAAGGGACGGCGCGCCGCCTCGCCGGGTTCGTGCTCGAGGACCGCGCCATCGCGCGGCACGGGTTTCCGGTCCTCGTCGGGGGCCGGCCCGCGGGGACGGTGACCAGCGGGAGCTTCGG
The bacterium genome window above contains:
- a CDS encoding pilus assembly protein TadG-related protein, with protein sequence MIVAFLAASLIVLLGCAGLAVDVANGYVVRAILQNAADDGARTALRWSTQVDDPGANPETVQAQAVAAALATARRDVRAHGLADATAVDAVVAGSRLRITARASVNTWFLRALGVTTWTPAAASEALLWTAARQTALPAGAPPLAPPVPPVFPAPSTFLPGAVPHEAGSGGADRGPAPGNDAAGASGDSPGPAGGGDAAEGL
- a CDS encoding CpaF family protein, which encodes MSQGRSAAVPPTAPVERAAAASDIRAALHARLLEDVERHALAGQDRAVVRSYLEETLARYLREYPHLSQAETERIIRDLCDDIVGFGPLEPLLRDPHITDIMVNRYDRVYVQRHGVKVQTGVRFRDEDHLRFIIGRVAELGGRRIDSATPMADVRMPQGFRAHAAIPPVAVDGPCLAIRLFPGQPLTLDALVERGAFGPEVAEYLTSAVRQKATLLFTGGTGAGKTSLLNACAAAMPAEERVVSIEEAAELRLPIRNWIRWETRAPNIEGRGEITPAHLVRHALRQNPDRIIVGEVRGGEALDMLQAMNTGHRGSMSTLHANSPAHALDRLEVLARWDSGLPGDLVRRLIAGAIDVLVHLERRPDGRRAVVEVSEVTGADRDAVQLQSVFRGERGAGVLARTSVPSRLARPAPYPGAPYPALDGRAALG
- a CDS encoding DUF4446 family protein; the encoded protein is MHQGKVPRGIERQCPDSTEGEDDGLNILRDAAPDALTLGLVAAACAAAILLIVLLVRGRGGGPQPAAPIDPGEVARVDLAGIVRRLEALEQGVAQVAAALPATVQGVGVVRFNPFPEMTGVMSFSLALLDGRANGVVISVLNDRQGSRVYGKPVEAGASALKLSDEEQQALGLARGRRA
- the gcvT gene encoding glycine cleavage system aminomethyltransferase GcvT, with amino-acid sequence MTDEPLKRTPLHAAHLALGARMVPFGGWDMPVQYAGIIEEHRAVRTRAGLFDVSHMGEAELSGPGAPALIQRLVTNDLGRVAVGQAMYTPMCTPEGGIIDDLLVYRLGDARFMLVVNAANTDADLAWIRSHLGPDAALTDRSAETALLALQGPRAPAILARLTTEPVALITYYWFREGVDVAGRRALVSRTGYTGEDGFELYVAAEDAVHLWNAVLEAGRADGVLPAGLGARDTLRLEAGLLLHGSDMDRTTTPIEVGLGWTVKLQKGEFIGAGVLRRQKAEGTARRLAGFVLEDRAIARHGFPVLVGGRPAGTVTSGSFGPTVEKSIGLGFVPPAAAAPGGRIAVEVRGRAVPGAVAKLPFYTRPKTGAA
- a CDS encoding pilus assembly protein N-terminal domain-containing protein; the protein is MRRRIPTHPQPVRRALRRRALAAVAGFVAAAAVLSQAGDSSAAGGAAALTGVTVEPDGAGVRVAVASSGPFHYFVEGRTDRVVIVLDPVTAIAAVHTLAMGPVQSIRVRPLTGPPPRTEIAVMTSVPVEATESFLEGRVLSVRLAPADRRRALFPPARVGPPGTAVAAAPLRGPVPPERTGGRAVVARSVVLEEGTGRILAVEDLGRVAVSDPRVIGAVPVSTGELLLTARAPGRATVYVWEGRSRLVAYAVEVLPGRDPFRDVRRALATLFPEAAITVTEVRGAQTALPAPPPGVSTPPAGAPAPGVPAYPTPSRTDTTPPAPQAAGETRGVVLSGAVETQMDRAKAEAVARAFVPVVVNLLTVLRPVQLALHVEVVELSRNAQDALGISWGGGQQASGAAPSLNGGVYNLQILGAPGGTTTGLDLLMAQLTALSQQGRAKLLARPDLVVLAGRSASLLLGGQVPVPVAGVNGAVTVEYKDFGVILTARPEYQDDGRVFLEITPEVSTLDFTDAVKVSGFTIPALRVRRAQTMVAMRSGETLVVGGLLQRDDAELVQKVPLLADLPVIGALFRSRSFQRRESDLVILVTPQLVDAPHTP
- a CDS encoding type II secretion system F family protein; its protein translation is MLLTAALALVSAAMLAGTRRRGDGNGAAVHRLVRYLAPSGPPPETRPPAWARLDRVVLRWPAVALLERRAGQAGVKAPVSALLLATVAAAAAVGATAGLLRGPAAGLPAAAAIVLVAGVALDAARGRRIRTVEAQLPAAIDLLVGQLRSHRSIGEAFGDVAQWIAEPLRTECGRVAEELRIGVPLARALDRLRDRVPAPAVPGIATAIAVADRTGGNLVECLVRQAESARAQIAFRHEVRALTAHARTTGTALALLPAGVAAAVLLFDPNVFAPMLGTPAGHVLLGLAAAMEVCGWQAVRAMIRRVEG
- a CDS encoding TadE/TadG family type IV pilus assembly protein, with the translated sequence MRRRARASGHVYRTAERGSALLEMAVAMPILLALVGAILDGGWALHQAALVTVAAEAAQRAAAVEDTGTGHCAGDPPAAYGDLSRAAAAAAAPTLDASRLSVTLRYLEPACTGRMRTLAVDLTYPLRSLTPWFAALLNGRRLTAEAGSAVEEVPPPWWGSAAQVLSDQAEIQALQAQIASLSSEYQAEVSLASAYSQSAGYYYALWQQQLAAGTFDGSAGR
- a CDS encoding phosphoribosyltransferase family protein is translated as MRFRDRRDAGEQLARALDALVPGPATVLAIPRGGVLVAGAIVRARNWPLDLAIPRKLRAPQNPELAFGAVTGDGTVYVDAGLAKALRVRDAYLRDEIGAQIEEIERRRTAYRGTRPSPDVRGRTAVVVDDGVATGATMIVTVRMLRHALAREVVVAIPVGAPDAVRRLEREADRVVCTLRPPTFAAVGEFYEDFRQTTDEEVVETLREAWARTQVV